In the Campylobacter sp. RM6914 genome, one interval contains:
- a CDS encoding class II 3-deoxy-7-phosphoheptulonate synthase, whose protein sequence is MSWSRDSWRKYRALQQPVYPNLDELRDVETKLKTLPPLVFAGEARKLKTELAKACDGNAFLLQGGDCAESFLNLGANNIRDMFKLLLQMAIVLTFAGGCPIVKVGRMAGQFAKPRSSDFEEVAGVRLPSYRGDIINGFEFNEAARIPDAKRMIEAYYQSASTMNLLRAFSRGGLADLHQVHKWNLGFIKKPDIGEKYAQLADELTKTLAFMAACGLTSENTPTLTQTAVYTSHEALLLPYEEAMTREDSLTGDWYDCSAHMLWIGERTRGVDDAHVHFLSGIKNAIGVKIGPTATAQDIIDLSNKLNPENEVGRLNVIIRMGADKIEKNLPQILRELKREGLNILYSIDPMHGNTVKSSNNYKTREFDKIISEVRSFFEIHKAEGTHPGGIHLEMTGQDVTECTGGTLNVTEQSLEERYETQCDPRLNADQALELAFLIADFLKKA, encoded by the coding sequence ATGAGTTGGAGTCGTGACAGTTGGAGGAAATACAGGGCTTTACAGCAGCCTGTTTATCCGAATTTAGACGAGTTGAGAGATGTTGAAACTAAACTTAAAACCCTTCCGCCGCTTGTTTTTGCGGGTGAGGCTAGAAAATTAAAAACAGAGCTTGCAAAAGCTTGCGATGGTAACGCATTTTTGCTTCAAGGCGGGGATTGTGCCGAGAGCTTTTTAAATTTAGGCGCAAATAACATAAGAGATATGTTTAAGCTTTTGCTTCAAATGGCTATTGTTTTGACATTTGCAGGAGGCTGTCCTATCGTCAAAGTAGGGCGTATGGCAGGACAGTTTGCAAAGCCTAGAAGTAGTGACTTTGAAGAGGTAGCAGGAGTAAGGCTTCCTAGCTATCGTGGAGATATCATAAATGGCTTTGAATTTAACGAAGCGGCCAGAATTCCTGATGCAAAACGCATGATAGAAGCTTACTATCAAAGCGCATCAACAATGAACTTGCTTAGAGCGTTTTCTCGCGGTGGTTTGGCTGATTTACATCAAGTGCATAAGTGGAATTTGGGCTTTATTAAAAAGCCTGATATCGGCGAAAAATATGCACAACTTGCCGATGAGCTAACCAAAACTCTTGCCTTTATGGCAGCTTGCGGGCTAACGTCTGAAAATACTCCTACGCTAACTCAAACAGCCGTTTATACCTCACATGAGGCGCTTTTGTTGCCTTATGAAGAGGCTATGACCAGAGAGGATAGCTTGACCGGAGATTGGTATGATTGTTCTGCGCACATGCTTTGGATAGGTGAAAGAACCAGGGGTGTAGATGACGCTCACGTGCATTTCTTAAGCGGTATAAAAAACGCCATCGGTGTTAAGATCGGACCTACGGCTACGGCTCAAGATATTATCGATCTATCAAATAAGCTTAACCCAGAAAATGAGGTTGGCAGACTAAATGTCATCATCCGTATGGGAGCTGATAAGATAGAGAAAAATTTACCTCAAATTTTGCGCGAGCTAAAGAGAGAAGGATTAAATATACTTTACAGCATAGACCCTATGCATGGCAATACCGTAAAAAGCTCGAACAACTATAAAACACGCGAATTTGATAAAATCATAAGCGAAGTTAGAAGCTTTTTTGAGATACACAAGGCAGAAGGAACTCATCCTGGTGGCATACATCTTGAGATGACGGGACAAGATGTTACCGAGTGCACCGGCGGAACACTAAACGTAACAGAACAAAGCCTAGAAGAGCGCTATGAAACACAATGCGACCCTCGCTTAAATGCCGATCAAGCGCTTGAGCTTGCATTTTTAATCGCAGACTTCCTAAAAAAAGCTTAA
- the rarD gene encoding EamA family transporter RarD, producing the protein MKEERLGLIFGISAFCLWGFLVVFFKQFNGVNPYEIVAHRVLWSVLVLLLVLVYLRRISSLIKILLNFNVTFWLFISGLLLSSSWCIFVYTVDAGLVLEAGFGNFISPLLSILIGCFALKENITNGAKVAVFFVVLAILIQSLTLGSLPVLSILLATIVAIYGLIKKKIRVAALEGLFVENLLITPIAMTYFLYLLHSSQSHFMADLNGFLLILCGPVTVVPLLLFSAATTRINLSTMGYLQYINPSISILLAIFLYGESVGIYKIISFCLIWVALAIITLEGFYKYKKGHK; encoded by the coding sequence ATGAAAGAAGAACGACTAGGTCTTATTTTTGGCATTAGCGCATTTTGCCTATGGGGCTTTTTGGTTGTATTTTTTAAACAATTTAATGGAGTTAATCCATATGAGATAGTAGCTCACAGAGTGCTCTGGTCGGTTTTAGTGCTGCTTTTAGTTTTGGTATATCTAAGACGTATTTCATCTTTGATTAAAATTTTACTAAATTTCAATGTAACATTTTGGCTGTTTATTAGCGGGCTTTTACTTAGCTCAAGCTGGTGTATATTTGTTTATACCGTAGATGCAGGGCTTGTTTTAGAGGCAGGTTTTGGAAATTTCATAAGCCCCTTGCTTTCTATACTTATTGGCTGCTTTGCTCTTAAAGAAAATATAACAAACGGTGCAAAAGTTGCCGTCTTTTTTGTGGTTTTAGCTATCTTGATCCAAAGCTTAACACTTGGCTCCTTGCCTGTTCTCTCCATTCTTTTAGCAACTATAGTTGCAATTTACGGGCTCATCAAGAAAAAGATAAGGGTTGCAGCACTTGAGGGACTTTTTGTAGAAAATTTACTGATTACGCCAATTGCCATGACTTACTTTTTATATCTTTTGCATAGTTCTCAAAGTCATTTTATGGCTGATTTAAACGGCTTTTTACTGATACTTTGCGGTCCTGTTACAGTTGTGCCCTTGCTGCTTTTTAGTGCAGCAACCACACGTATAAATTTAAGCACCATGGGGTATTTGCAGTATATAAATCCCAGCATTTCCATACTTTTGGCGATATTTTTATACGGCGAAAGTGTAGGAATTTATAAAATCATCTCTTTTTGCCTAATCTGGGTCGCACTTGCTATAATAACGCTTGAAGGATTTTACAAATACAAAAAAGGACACAAATGA
- the rarD gene encoding EamA family transporter RarD, which translates to MDIKNQKAQGFFYAVSSFVAWGFFPIFFKLFDESVSAYEILAHRIIWSVFFMSIVLLFIKKLQNIKILLQNKSTRKALFLSGLLISANWGVYVYAVANDKILEASLGYFINPLMNIIFGFLVFKEKISKISAIAIFIVIFAIGVQIYALKALPVISLLLPITFALYGVVRKQIRVAALEGLFIETLLVLPFALGYVFYLSLISQNHFTNGTNTTIMIISGIATVVPLLAFNAATTRINLSTIGYIQYLSPTLSMLCGVFLFHEELGFYRGISFVLIWIALFLSGFGTMINTKSKS; encoded by the coding sequence ATGGACATTAAAAATCAAAAAGCACAGGGCTTCTTCTATGCCGTAAGTTCGTTTGTTGCTTGGGGATTTTTTCCGATATTTTTTAAGCTTTTTGACGAAAGTGTAAGCGCATATGAAATTTTAGCTCACCGTATAATTTGGTCTGTATTTTTCATGTCGATCGTTCTTTTGTTTATCAAAAAACTTCAAAATATTAAAATTTTACTTCAAAATAAAAGCACAAGAAAGGCTCTTTTTTTAAGCGGTTTATTGATTAGTGCAAACTGGGGAGTTTACGTATACGCAGTAGCTAATGATAAAATTTTAGAGGCTAGTTTGGGGTATTTTATCAACCCGTTAATGAACATTATATTTGGATTTTTAGTCTTTAAAGAGAAGATAAGTAAGATTTCAGCCATTGCGATATTTATCGTGATATTTGCCATCGGGGTTCAAATTTATGCCCTAAAAGCACTTCCTGTTATATCACTGCTTTTGCCGATAACATTTGCACTTTACGGAGTTGTTAGAAAGCAGATAAGAGTCGCCGCGCTTGAAGGGCTTTTTATAGAAACATTACTTGTTTTGCCTTTTGCACTTGGATATGTTTTTTATCTATCCTTGATCTCGCAAAACCACTTCACAAACGGCACAAATACAACCATTATGATAATTTCAGGTATCGCTACCGTCGTGCCGTTACTGGCATTTAATGCTGCCACCACCCGTATAAATTTAAGCACGATCGGCTATATACAGTATCTTTCTCCCACCCTCTCTATGCTGTGCGGTGTGTTTTTATTTCATGAAGAGCTTGGATTTTACAGAGGAATTTCATTTGTTCTTATATGGATCGCACTATTTTTAAGTGGTTTTGGTACTATGATAAACACAAAGTCAAAGTCATGA
- a CDS encoding NAD(P)-binding domain-containing protein, whose protein sequence is MQNIYDLVVVGGGPCGIATVVEAKRNGLHNVLLLEKGDNHSQTIRKFYKDNKRVDKEYKGQDSTIHGVVAFEDGTKESTLDFFDKLLDEEKIKAIFNSEVESIKKDGDLLNVTTANATFKAKSVMISIGKMGRPNKPDYKIPPSLNQVINFNLDNCTKGEKVLVVGGGNSAVEYAIELCLYNKTTIAYRRDDFSRVNETNKDALWELEKHKKIKVRLNHDITELENESGRVRVHYSNGKIRVYDRVVYAIGGSSPVDFLQKCQIAMDEKGNPIVDEKYQSNIPSLYIGGDIVLKNGGSIVAALNHAHVVVKDIIAKRG, encoded by the coding sequence ATGCAAAATATTTATGATTTAGTCGTAGTCGGCGGTGGTCCTTGCGGTATAGCTACGGTTGTTGAGGCTAAAAGAAACGGACTTCATAATGTTCTATTGTTAGAAAAAGGTGATAATCATAGTCAAACTATAAGAAAATTTTATAAAGACAATAAACGCGTAGATAAAGAGTATAAGGGTCAAGATAGCACTATTCACGGAGTTGTTGCGTTTGAAGATGGAACAAAAGAGAGCACACTTGACTTTTTTGATAAGCTTTTAGATGAAGAAAAGATTAAGGCTATATTTAACTCCGAGGTTGAAAGTATCAAAAAAGACGGTGATCTACTTAACGTGACAACTGCAAATGCAACCTTTAAGGCAAAAAGCGTAATGATATCTATCGGCAAAATGGGCAGGCCAAATAAGCCGGATTATAAAATCCCGCCTTCACTAAACCAAGTGATAAATTTTAACCTTGATAACTGCACTAAAGGCGAGAAGGTTTTAGTTGTAGGAGGTGGAAATTCTGCCGTTGAATACGCGATTGAGCTTTGTTTATATAACAAAACTACGATAGCTTATAGAAGAGATGATTTTTCACGTGTAAACGAAACAAACAAAGATGCTTTGTGGGAGCTTGAAAAACATAAAAAGATCAAAGTCCGTTTAAATCACGATATAACAGAGTTAGAAAACGAAAGTGGACGTGTTAGAGTGCACTACTCAAACGGTAAAATTCGTGTATATGACCGCGTTGTTTATGCCATAGGAGGCTCAAGTCCGGTTGATTTTTTACAAAAATGTCAAATCGCAATGGACGAAAAAGGCAATCCAATAGTCGATGAGAAATATCAAAGCAATATACCGTCGCTTTATATCGGAGGAGATATAGTTCTTAAAAACGGCGGCTCAATAGTTGCCGCACTAAATCACGCGCATGTCGTAGTAAAAGATATTATTGCCAAAAGAGGATAA
- a CDS encoding glycoside hydrolase family 3 protein, with protein sequence MKFLYLLFAFFSVHLCASEVSLRAMASQMVMVGFHGSNLKDTNVKAMLSDAGYGRFGGVMLLARNVSDKENLKALTKAIKEKNGKIFIAIDEEGGNISRLKSLGFTYPSAFEVAQTLNISQTYEMYVKMARNLKELGINLNFAPVLDLHDINSPIIGAKERAYSQNATKISFYANSFLRAFAKEKVLTTLKHFPGHGSSAQDSHKDKTIVALDSAALLPYEDAINKNLADIVMVGHLYVDGLDVTQPATFSKKVINDLLRKQLGFKGVVISDDMLMKGVGEGALKDKIVKFINAGGDILLFSEFKISKQRTAEIVVQHIIDGVNEKKISKERIKASYDRIMALKKKI encoded by the coding sequence ATGAAATTTTTATATTTGTTATTTGCGTTTTTTAGCGTGCATTTGTGTGCAAGTGAAGTTAGTCTTAGAGCTATGGCATCGCAAATGGTTATGGTCGGTTTTCACGGTTCAAATTTAAAAGATACTAATGTTAAAGCTATGTTAAGCGATGCCGGTTACGGACGCTTTGGCGGAGTTATGCTTTTAGCTAGAAATGTTAGTGATAAAGAAAATTTAAAAGCTTTAACAAAAGCCATAAAAGAAAAAAATGGTAAAATTTTCATAGCTATTGACGAAGAGGGTGGCAACATCAGTCGTTTAAAGTCACTTGGTTTTACCTACCCGAGTGCGTTTGAAGTGGCTCAAACTCTTAATATCAGCCAGACTTATGAGATGTATGTCAAGATGGCTAGAAATTTAAAAGAACTTGGTATTAATCTAAATTTTGCTCCCGTTCTTGATCTACACGATATAAATTCTCCGATAATTGGAGCAAAAGAGCGTGCTTATAGTCAAAATGCAACAAAGATAAGTTTTTATGCCAATTCTTTTTTAAGGGCATTTGCTAAAGAGAAAGTTTTAACAACTTTAAAACATTTTCCCGGTCATGGCAGCTCTGCGCAAGATTCTCATAAAGACAAGACTATTGTTGCGCTAGATAGTGCTGCACTTTTGCCTTATGAAGACGCTATAAATAAAAATTTAGCCGATATCGTTATGGTCGGACACTTGTATGTTGATGGTTTAGATGTAACTCAGCCTGCCACCTTTTCAAAAAAAGTTATAAATGATCTACTTCGCAAACAGCTTGGTTTTAAGGGTGTTGTTATAAGCGATGACATGCTTATGAAAGGCGTTGGAGAAGGCGCACTTAAAGATAAGATCGTTAAATTTATAAATGCAGGAGGCGATATCTTGCTTTTTAGTGAATTTAAAATTTCAAAACAACGCACTGCAGAGATCGTTGTGCAGCATATAATTGACGGCGTAAATGAAAAAAAGATAAGCAAGGAGCGTATAAAAGCCTCTTATGATCGCATAATGGCTCTAAAAAAGAAAATTTAA